The Halorientalis sp. IM1011 genome window below encodes:
- a CDS encoding diacylglycerol kinase family protein, whose product MQVGSRRCILNPVSGTGDHAEYVTRLLRGRGFAVDHTEGAGDARRLAREAGEAAVSELAVCGGDGTINEVLRGLDAADHLTDVTLSVIPTGTANILGRTVGIEGIEDAVEIADTGEVATVDVGMAGDEPFVVSCIAGFPAEASVATSSELKGRFGTLAFLLTGVQQAREFDGLDVRLETEAETWDGEAICLLVGNARRFVEEGGQADMADGLFDVAVVENMPAGDLVTEAIRHRVLGQGTEGVTHIQAGRITVTGHDGPITFSRDGEVSEHERVTMAIRPQTLNLRVGPDYDPSPE is encoded by the coding sequence ATGCAGGTCGGGTCACGCCGGTGCATCCTCAACCCCGTCAGCGGAACGGGGGATCACGCCGAGTACGTCACGCGACTTCTCCGCGGTCGGGGGTTCGCGGTCGATCACACCGAGGGCGCGGGCGACGCCCGTCGACTGGCCCGCGAGGCCGGCGAAGCGGCGGTCTCGGAACTCGCCGTCTGTGGCGGCGACGGGACGATAAACGAGGTCCTCCGGGGGCTGGACGCCGCCGACCACCTCACCGACGTGACGCTCTCGGTGATCCCGACCGGGACGGCCAACATTCTCGGGCGGACCGTCGGAATCGAGGGGATCGAAGACGCCGTCGAGATCGCGGACACGGGCGAGGTCGCGACCGTCGACGTGGGGATGGCCGGCGACGAACCCTTCGTCGTCTCCTGTATCGCCGGCTTTCCCGCCGAGGCCAGCGTCGCCACCTCCAGCGAACTGAAGGGACGGTTCGGGACGCTCGCGTTCCTGCTCACCGGCGTCCAGCAGGCTCGGGAGTTCGACGGACTGGACGTGCGTCTCGAAACCGAGGCCGAGACCTGGGACGGCGAGGCGATCTGTCTGCTGGTGGGGAACGCGCGCCGCTTCGTCGAGGAGGGCGGACAGGCCGACATGGCCGACGGGCTGTTCGACGTGGCGGTGGTCGAGAACATGCCGGCGGGCGACCTGGTCACCGAGGCGATTCGCCACCGCGTGCTCGGCCAGGGCACCGAGGGCGTCACCCACATCCAGGCCGGGCGGATCACCGTCACGGGCCACGACGGCCCGATCACCTTCAGCCGGGACGGCGAGGTGAGCGAGCACGAGCGAGTGACGATGGCGATCCGCCCCCAGACACTGAATCTCCGGGTCGGCCCCGATTACGACCCCTCGCCGGAGTGA
- a CDS encoding cyclic nucleotide-binding/CBS domain-containing protein: protein MTETAVEEIMTTPVLTVAPDETLSDAAWAMRDTAIKSVAVIDADCEPVGILTSTDFVQLAADDVDPSETTVEERMTTTVETIGPDATVSEAATYLLDSGFNHIPVVDGDVVGILTTTDILRHTASTAPA, encoded by the coding sequence ATGACCGAGACCGCAGTCGAGGAGATCATGACGACACCAGTGCTCACCGTCGCGCCCGACGAGACGCTGTCGGACGCCGCGTGGGCGATGCGCGACACGGCGATCAAGTCCGTCGCGGTCATCGACGCGGACTGCGAACCAGTGGGTATCCTCACGTCGACGGACTTCGTCCAGCTGGCGGCCGACGACGTGGATCCGTCCGAGACCACCGTCGAGGAGCGGATGACGACGACCGTCGAGACGATCGGGCCGGACGCGACGGTGTCCGAGGCCGCGACCTACCTGCTGGACAGCGGCTTCAACCACATTCCGGTCGTCGACGGCGACGTGGTCGGCATCCTCACGACGACCGACATCCTGCGTCACACCGCCAGTACCGCGCCCGCCTGA
- a CDS encoding histidine kinase N-terminal 7TM domain-containing protein, giving the protein MAFQATPYTIPLALAAVIVGALLVLTLMKRQQKGAYLMLALFTPIVVWSVSYALQLASTTLDQALLWNSVRFIGPAFASLAFLLFAFQYTDREELLTRRNVALLAAIPTLTIVLVWTDFFGLHDLVRVEAEMVTQGGIDRLSITYGPWYYVHALYSLGVSFAAVGLFAAYWPSVSGRKLRQTQLFLFGGLFPTVGSLVYAADLTAIDWGPVTYIVTAITLTAAIFYY; this is encoded by the coding sequence ATGGCGTTTCAGGCGACACCGTACACGATCCCGCTGGCGCTCGCGGCCGTGATCGTCGGCGCGTTGCTCGTGCTCACCCTCATGAAACGACAGCAGAAAGGGGCCTATCTCATGCTCGCGTTGTTCACACCGATCGTGGTGTGGTCGGTCAGTTACGCGCTCCAGCTGGCGAGTACGACCCTCGATCAGGCGTTGCTGTGGAACAGCGTCCGGTTCATCGGACCCGCATTCGCGTCGCTCGCGTTCCTGCTCTTTGCATTCCAGTACACTGACCGCGAGGAGTTGCTGACGCGGCGCAACGTCGCCCTGCTGGCGGCGATTCCCACGCTCACGATCGTCCTCGTGTGGACGGACTTCTTCGGCCTGCACGACCTCGTCCGGGTCGAGGCCGAGATGGTCACGCAGGGCGGTATCGACCGGCTCTCGATCACCTACGGACCGTGGTACTACGTCCACGCGCTGTACTCGCTGGGCGTGTCCTTCGCCGCCGTGGGACTGTTCGCCGCCTACTGGCCGTCGGTCTCGGGCCGGAAACTCCGCCAGACCCAGCTGTTCCTGTTCGGCGGCCTGTTCCCGACCGTCGGCAGCCTGGTGTACGCCGCGGATCTGACCGCCATCGACTGGGGTCCGGTCACCTACATCGTGACCGCGATCACGCTCACTGCGGCGATCTTTTACTACTGA
- a CDS encoding DUF58 domain-containing protein — protein MIEPTFLDELARFDPSVQRRVDAVQQGEQRSTEVGEGLTFSDHRKYTPGDDTRLVDWRVYARTEELYVKQYEAERNLTVHVLVDASESMDFGGHRDESATPHKFEYAAKLGLGFAALAAAEGNDFRFSLLGETFERIDRNRSTQGEVLRLIEQLNGTEPSGETDFRTACADYAATIDSKSLVLVASDFLGDPAEIEAGLAALQRNDCTLAHVLAPEERDPPARGDTIFRDPEADTRLRTYFGATVERRYHDRLQSHLDDIEAVGDWMGARHVAVDTGADFFDTFGDVWVE, from the coding sequence GTGATCGAACCGACCTTCCTCGACGAACTGGCGCGGTTCGACCCCTCCGTCCAGCGCCGGGTCGACGCCGTCCAGCAGGGCGAGCAGCGCTCGACGGAGGTCGGGGAGGGGCTGACCTTCAGCGACCACCGGAAGTACACGCCCGGCGACGACACCAGGCTGGTCGACTGGCGGGTGTACGCCCGCACAGAGGAGCTGTACGTCAAACAGTACGAGGCCGAGCGCAACCTCACCGTCCACGTCCTCGTGGACGCCAGCGAGTCGATGGACTTCGGGGGCCACAGGGACGAGTCGGCGACCCCCCACAAGTTCGAGTACGCGGCCAAACTGGGCCTGGGCTTCGCCGCGCTCGCCGCCGCCGAGGGGAACGACTTTCGATTCTCACTGCTCGGCGAGACCTTCGAGCGGATCGACCGCAACCGTTCGACGCAGGGCGAGGTCCTGCGGTTGATCGAACAGTTGAACGGGACCGAGCCGTCGGGGGAGACGGACTTCCGGACGGCCTGTGCGGACTACGCCGCGACCATCGACTCGAAGTCGCTCGTCCTCGTGGCGAGTGACTTCCTCGGCGACCCCGCCGAGATCGAGGCGGGCCTGGCCGCCCTCCAGCGCAACGACTGCACGCTCGCGCACGTCCTCGCGCCCGAGGAGCGAGACCCACCGGCCCGTGGTGACACGATCTTCCGCGATCCGGAGGCCGACACGAGACTGCGGACCTACTTCGGCGCGACCGTCGAACGCCGGTACCACGACCGCCTCCAGTCCCACCTCGACGATATCGAGGCGGTCGGGGACTGGATGGGGGCGCGCCACGTCGCAGTCGACACCGGCGCGGACTTTTTCGACACCTTCGGTGACGTCTGGGTGGAGTGA
- a CDS encoding MoxR family ATPase gives MTDDTLDDDEVDRIQDRLAAVRSEVRKRLVGQEAVLDQVLACLLADGNALLESTPGLGKTMLVRTIAEVTDCSFSRVQNTPDLMPSDITGTEIIRETRDGREFVFEPGPIFANVVLADEINRATPKTQAALLEAMQERQVTAGGETRKLPDPFFVLATQNPVEQDGTYPLPEAQKDRFLAKVLVDYPDDDAEREIVDRYTGRVDADIPVEQQLTTGDLLRSQELVRQVPIAEDLRDRAVELVRATRSADRLEYGASPRASMGLVVLAKARAFMAGRAHVTGEDVEAMARPVLRHRVIVDFRAERDGVTADDVIGDLL, from the coding sequence ATGACTGACGACACACTCGACGACGACGAGGTGGATAGAATTCAAGATCGACTCGCCGCGGTCCGCTCGGAGGTGCGAAAGCGCCTCGTCGGCCAGGAGGCAGTGCTTGATCAGGTGCTCGCCTGCCTGCTCGCCGACGGGAACGCACTCCTGGAGAGCACGCCCGGGCTGGGCAAGACGATGCTCGTTCGGACCATCGCCGAGGTCACCGACTGCTCGTTCTCGCGGGTCCAGAACACGCCGGACCTGATGCCGAGCGACATCACGGGCACCGAGATCATCCGGGAGACCCGCGACGGCCGGGAGTTCGTCTTCGAACCCGGGCCGATCTTCGCCAACGTCGTGCTGGCCGACGAGATCAACCGTGCGACGCCCAAGACCCAGGCCGCGCTGCTTGAGGCGATGCAGGAGCGACAGGTCACCGCCGGCGGCGAGACCCGGAAGCTCCCGGACCCGTTCTTCGTGCTGGCGACACAGAACCCCGTCGAGCAAGACGGGACCTACCCGCTCCCGGAGGCCCAGAAGGACCGCTTCCTGGCGAAGGTGCTCGTCGATTACCCGGACGACGACGCCGAGCGGGAGATCGTCGACCGGTACACCGGCCGCGTCGACGCCGACATCCCGGTCGAACAGCAGCTGACGACCGGGGACCTCCTTCGTAGCCAGGAACTCGTCCGGCAGGTTCCCATCGCCGAGGACCTGCGTGATCGGGCCGTCGAACTGGTGCGAGCGACCCGCTCGGCCGACCGGCTGGAGTACGGGGCGAGCCCGCGGGCGAGCATGGGACTGGTCGTGCTGGCGAAGGCCCGCGCGTTCATGGCTGGACGCGCACACGTGACCGGCGAGGACGTGGAGGCGATGGCGCGCCCGGTACTGCGACACCGGGTCATCGTGGACTTCCGGGCCGAACGGGACGGCGTGACGGCCGACGACGTGATCGGGGACCTGCTGTGA